In Falco rusticolus isolate bFalRus1 chromosome 11, bFalRus1.pri, whole genome shotgun sequence, the genomic window TTTGAATGCAGTTTGAATTGCTTCATGTCCTCTGCTGTCCTAACCTCTAGttctattaatttttatgtgtATTGCTGCATTACATCATTAACTTGTtggtaaaatgtttttcaagttttccatTCCCCTCAATTTAATTTGTTGCCTAAAACCCCTAGTGAAGCTTGTGCATGCAATGTGAAATGGTTCTATTAACAACTCTGCTGTGCAAGAACAGccttcacattttttgtttggtctCTGACGTCTCcgtgaaaggagaaaatatacTTAAGGATGAACAACATGTGCTTTGTGTTAACAGACAAAAATTGCACTCCATATTGTATACTCTGAcatttcttctgtctgtttGTAAAAGCAGTAATGCACATGAATGCTGTAGAGGAAATGAAGCCCATCCAATTCTTGCTTAGTAAGCAAGTCAGTCAAATAGACCATTAATATTAGTCAGGTAATTATTAGTGTCCTGATTAAGCCAAAATAAgccaaagcattttaaataattactgTTTTACTATGTAAACTAACAAGCTGCATAGTAGTAATAACTTGGTTTGCAGAAGTGCTTCCATTACATTTGAGTTTTGTGAGGCCATCGATGCAGCTGGGTTTTCTGGGGTGGAAGGGAGAGTGTGGATGGTCATCTTTAAGTCATAAATTTCCAGAGCCTCTGTTTGCAGAGTCTGAGGCTGCATTTGCAAACTGTCAGGGTAAAGTTTAGGCATAAGGTAGTCTATGTAGAGGAGAGGGAGACTGTGGAAAAATGCTGATAAAGTTCTTTAATGGCCAGCCCTGGTCTTAATCTTATGGCTGAAGAAGCGTGTGGGCTAACCTTGTTGTGGCTCTTGCTGTCCCTAAGAGCCCACAGGATCCAAGAACAAATTCTGGTATCTGATCTCATTGCctgttgtgttcttttttaacaatatttcCTGTTGTCAGTAACTTGGCGATTTTTCTATATTCGTTCAGTGCTCTTAAGCGATTTCTGTAGGTAATTAAAAGGACTGCACAGCTGACTGCTGTTGAGATGATAGTGTTAAAGAATGTACTGTAATTTATGCGGCAACTCATGAAATAAGGCATGGAATTCTAACGTGGTTGCAAACGATAAGGACAAACCAGTGTTCAGttattttctgtcactgaaCCTCTTGGAGATTACAGGCTACAGGCTGGGAATGCTTGTAGGGAAGCCAAGCTGGCAGTTATTGATCAAACGATTTCTGCAGTTCTCTTATTTTGACTCTTGCATCTTTCGCATCTACCTGGTATCTCTTCAGAAGACATGGTTGTCTGTGAGCTGTAACCTCTCAAGGCAGTCGCAGACGGACTGATGTGTGCTCTGGTGTGTTGCATGAGCAGTCCTCCAATGGCAGCTGAAGCCTCCTGAGAAACTCTGTCCCTTTCTTGGGTACTGAAGGAATTAACATGTTTGCACATTGTCAGTGGCTTGAATTTCACAAGAGATCAGTCCTTAGGGCCCTGGGAGGCTCTGATTCCCTCTTAAGTGCATCTGGACTTGGGCATACTCTATGTACATATTTAGAGCAAATCAAAGAGGCAGGATCAAATTAGTCCATCTTCTTCtcctgaagtattttctgttctgccaCAAATCAGCATTCGGGAAGACTTTCCATGTTCTCTACAATGCCTCTGGTAACTTGTTTCTGAGACtcttatttttgtgttctgttttggatTTCTTCTGAATAGAGCCTCTCAAATACGTGACTGAAAAGCGGTATCGGAATAATCAGCTatgcaacatttttatttctaatttatatattaaacaCAGCAAACAAGGAGACTGATTTTAAAGggctttgtttttcctaaattttGGAACCTGATCAGTGTGTTCTGTGGCTTAACCCTTTAAAAGTGTCCTACCAAAAAACTTTGTGTAAAATTCCCTTTCAGTTGCATCCCCATCTAAAAGTGTAATTTGTTGTGTTGCTAAGGGACTGTattctgctctgtgcagcaaAACCCTTCACGTATTGATGTTGAAACTGATGGGTATTTGGCACTTCACTGGATTAGTCCATTAGACTCTAATTCAAGTGGATTGTATCCCCTTCAGAGTTGTGGTGGAGTGGTGAATGGCTCTGGTGCTTTGGCCACTGTtctcactttcctttttttttttttttttttcccctttccatttAACCAGGTAATGGAGAGTGAAGAGTTCATGCTGCTTCCCGCCAATCAGCTCATAGACATTATATCCAGTGATGAGCTAAATGTTCGCAGTGAAGAGCAAGTGTTCAATGCAGTGATGGCCTGGGTGAAATACAGCATTCAGGAAAGAAGACCCCAGCTGCCACAGGTAATCTTGAGCACAGTAACATTCAAGATTGCTTTATCCAGGGGCAGAGTAAAGAGGGCTGGTACAGTGGTGCCCCAGCAGTGTCACAGTTCTGAATGCATGCAAAGCCACATTAATTCTCTCCGACTTCCACCTGTGTTAGGTGGCTTGTGCTTTCCCTTCCCCTAGGCTGGAAGGTGCACTGTCTAGAGCCTTCAACAGGGGCTTTGTTGAATTGTTTCCAGGTAGGACTTGCCAAACTAGATCACTCCAGTAGCCTCTCTAGACAAACCTGCCTGCGTTGCTTTGAGTATCGTATAAAAAACATAGTGGATAAGAAAAAGCTTGTCTTTGTTTGCACTTTATCTTTAAGCTCTGCTGTTTGATTTATGCCTCAGCCCTCATGATCTTATACTCGAGCTTGTCAGAATGGTTTTGTTGAAATATGATGCTTCATCTAAGCCAAGCCATTTCACAGAGAAGTACCCATTCTGACAAAGCTGTCAGCTGGAAAGCCTCTGAAGTCTCAGGCTTTCTGATCAAAAGAGTCTGTCTGCCtcagtgtttctgctttggCAATAGACATTAAATGCAACTTTATTTAGtggaaagcttttgaaaatggtttcaaataaacaaaccatGCCAGAAAAAACTGCTGTTCTCAAGGTAGCTCTTAATGCTTGTGTAACTGTTTGCCTTTTTAGGCCCTGTTGTCTATACCTGCTTGCGCCTCTAAATTCTAAACTCTTGTGAATGGCATGTTGTTTGTTACTGTTCATTTAATGCACAATACCACTCGTGTTTGAGAGCTAAAGGGTTGATAAAACTTCTAACTCAATAAGTTTTTCAGGCAGATATACTGACTTCTGAAATTCTATAAAGGTTTTCACGTGTGACCTTGGTTTCAGCTGTTAAAAGGTCCAGGGATTGTCCCTTTTCAAAGACTGATTTGCTGCTGGGTGTTTAAGTTGGTATATTGAAAAGACAAAGGTGCTGCAAGATGAGCTGCATTCAACTAAAATGCCAGGGTTTGGATGTGTAAATGACTGTGTATGTTTGTCAGAGGAATTATTAACTTCTAATCCAAATTTGTTAGCTactattcttttctgtttgacCTCTTGCATCTCTGTGTGGGTATATTGTAGTTGACAGCGTAcgttctgttttgtgttttaggTCCTGCAGCATGTCCGTCTACCGCTGCTGAGTCCCAAGTTTCTTGTGGGTACAGTGGGTTCTGATCCGCTTATTAAGAGTGATGAGGAATGCCGGTAAATCTCCTCGCTGATTTACAGAATTGGATTTCATTGTATTTGCATCTGTTCTCTAAAACTGTGCTGATCTGTTAGTGGTAAATGGGTGGTATCGCACAATTTCCTCTTCTGCAACTGGGAGGAGAAGAGATGCAAGaaagtgttttgtgtttgcGTAATAGTCGGTAGTGCCcaagatgcttttgttttttcaagttttcagtgaaatagCAAACTGAGAGCGCTGTTTGTCTGTTGGTAAAATACCTTTGTgtattgttttccatttcactaCTTTTTGCTTCTCTGGTCATGGCCTTTCATTACAGCTTACCACTTGCTTGGCATTCCTGATCTCATTAGGACTTAAAGTAGTTTTTGTATGTAAAAAGTGTGCATTTTAGTAACTGAATTGGACTCTGGGATTAGCCTGCTGTTTCCCACAATGATAGTGCAGGGAAACTAATTTCCTCCTCTTACAGTACGAGTCTCACCTTTCTTGTTCTATGGAGTTCTGTATCATTTAGAAAGCACGCAATTCTTCTTGTTGTgcttaatgtaaaaaaattcagGGGATAGACTAAACTGTTCCCTTCCTGAATAAGCATTCATACTGCAGGAATTCCACACTTGTAGAGGGAAGgaggactcttttttttttttttttttttttttttttttttattcaaggGTTTGGAATATTAGGATTAGTCCAGGTGGCAAGTCATGAGGATGGACAGTGTGAGCTGGCCAGAGCTGATGGAGAAAATATTCATCAGAAGGGTACTATCTCCATCTATCGGTCATGTGTGTGTATTATGTATTTGTGTGCTTTTCAACTCCCGTTTTGTTCCTAGACAAAACAACTGATCATTAAGTTCTAGCTTGAGGCAGactgggtttttcttttctgcacacTAAGCCTGACAAATCTTGTCATAGTGGCTTTTTTTGTCAGACTTTATAGCAAGCAGTATCTATTATTAACTTTGGCTAAATACTGATATTGgtctgctgctgtcactgtgtAAATGACTTATAAACAACTGATGAGTATTTAGGTGACAGTGTATGTTTTAACTAGAGCTATTCATGCACTTACGTGATTTGTGAATACCTGAAGTGCGTGACTagtgctgtgctggctgctcttgCCATCAGTGTTGGTTCCTACCTTCTCCTGAGACTGGTATCAGGTGGACTTTGGggattaatattttcttgtcttGCACAGGGATCTAGTGGATGAAGCTAAAAACTATCTGCTGTTGCCCCAAGAGCGGCCACTGATGCAGGGACCAAGAACTAGACCGCGCAAACCCATCCGCTGTGGAGAAGTGCTCTTTGCAGGTACATATAGTTCCTGTTGGCGTAGGTCAGGAGACTCAAGTCTGGGTTTTCTGGTGGTAGCGTTCCCGTAAGGCCAGTCTTCACAACATGTTTCTGAAGTCACCTGTACATTAATATTAGGAGGTTTGAGTGAACTTGTATGACTTCTTCGGTGCTATGAATGCCACAGTACTCCAGACTTACATTAATGCTCTTGAATATCACATTCTGTCTTCTGATTATAACCCTCAGAAAGAGTATCTCTGAGATGGGGCTACTGGGTTAAGGCTGACAAAGTCTGGAGGGGTTCTTTGTACCAGGCGCACGTACAGTATGTGAACTCAGTGCGTTATCATGATGCTATTCCTTGTGTTTGGTTCCTGCAGTGGGGGGCTGGTGTAGCGGGGATGCAATTTCCAGTGTCGAGCGCTATGACCCTCAAACCAATGAGTGGCGAATGGTGGCATCCATGAGCAAAAGACGCTGTGGTGTTGGAGTCAGTGTTCTGGATGATCTCCTCTATGCTGTGGGAGGCCATGATGGTTCTTCTTATCTTAACAGTGTAGAAAGGTAGGTCTCCGTAAGGCCAATATGCAAAATGTTAACTCTGAATGTTTAAACCTGGGTGCAGCCTCTTAAAAATGAGTCCATCTTGCCAGCTATGTTCTTATTTTGCTGAAACCCTGAAATTTCCTTTACACTTTACCTACATCTCCTCCTTCCTTGCATACCCCTTCAATATTGTGTTGGTTTACTGCTGAACTAGCACTTCATGTGTAACAGCTTGTGTCATCATGTCCCCAGCTTAATGAGACAAGACAGCTTTTGATATAGGGGAGGCATATATAAGAGATGGGTCTGGGTGTAATTGATGGGAGGAGTGATGATCCTGGTTAACCTTCTTTACAATTGCTGGTTTGTTTTAGCGTTGTTGAGGAAGGTGAGGTTACAGTAAGCATTTCTTAAATGTTTAGGGAAAGATCCTGGAATTTTATTGTGGAGTGGTAACCAGAGAATTAGGGAACCTTGGCATTTatacagaagaaggaaaataggTCAGTTCTAGACCTGTGAAAGACTGAAGTCAAACAAGCTTTACCAAGCTTCCTGTTTCTGGGAGCTGCATATGGCAATCCCTATGCCTAAAAGCCGCGTGACTCAAATACCTCCTTTCACCCCGAGcctccccttcttcccttcttctccgTGCATACTCCTGGCTTCCCAGATCATGACCCTAGCCTTACATCTCCTGTGTCCTGCACTTTTGTGCTATGCACCATATTTCCTTGTCTCTGGATTCCCAAGTCCATTtggtttcttcattttttttatctcGGAAGCGCAGGTCCTAGTGCTGACTGAGTTCTTGTGTGAACTGCAGAGAACATAGAGCAGGGTAGCTcttgtctgctgctttttgcGTAAATGCAAGTTACCACATGTCAGCCAGTCCCTGGTAACCTGCTTTCTTATGAAGCTGAACCTTTCATCTTCAGTTTGAATCATCTCAAGCTGCAGTTTGAACGTGCCTGGAATGTGTATTGGATGCATTCAATCACTTCAGGGGTTTTATTCAACTTACAAACGGCTGTGTTGCAGTTTAAGCTCAAGATAGACAAGTTTCACTGCTTTAGTAGTTCCCAAGCATGGGAGAGTCCGAAGCATACCTAGACAAGTAATTTGTGctgtttggtgtgttttttctaGGTATGATCCAAAGACAAACCAGTGGAGCAGTGATGTGGcccccaccagcacctgcaggaCCAGTGTTGGAGTAGCAGTTCTTGGAGGCTACCTTTATGCTGTGGGTGGCCAGGATGGTGTCTCTTGTCTCAACATTGTGGAAAGGTAATTTTAAtgtaggggaagaaaaaaaaaaagtggggcACAAGAAGAAGAGGGTCTCTTAGAAGGTGCAGTTGATGCAGATGAGCTGGAGAGGAGGTAAGTTCTGCGTAGATCTTACAGGGAGTTTTGTTTCGAGAGAATAAGGTCAGTCTTCCTGCCCCTTTGTGAAGATGCTTACACTTCACTAAGCTTTGGTGTTTATTCTTTTGACAGGTATGatcccaaagaaaacaaatggacTCGAGTGGCTTCTATGAGCACCAGGCGCCTGGGAGTTGCAGTAGCTGTGCTAGGGGGCTTCCTCTATGCTGTGGGAGGCTCTGATGGAACTTCTCCTCTCAATACGGGTATGCCTTTTGCTGTGCCTTAATTGCAGTCAGTACTTCTCATGGCCTTATTTGCCCTTAGTGTCAGCCAATGGCTGTGAAATACATTAGTGATCAGTTTGTGGtgatttccttctttaaatatgatttttgcCAGAGTAATTCACTCTGCGGGCTTGTGAGCTCCTATTATGTGGTGGTGTGTcgtgtgtttttttttttttttcttgatgctgCATTTGGCAGAGTGTCCTGAATACAATACTTTGATAATTTGCATAACAGTTGCAAgcacatcctttttttttccctgcagtagCCCTTTTCTGCTGTAGGAAGGAAGATGCCAAAGGTAAAAGTCCTGCAAGATGGTAATGCAGGTCAGTTTGTAGCTTTGCCAGCTCCCTCTTGAATGAGGATGCTAAATGTGACTGACTGTGTGGGCCTGCAGACAGGAAAGATAACAGCAAGCTTTCTATAGAAGAAAAGCATTAGAGTGAAAGAACAAACTGGTTCATTGTATTTTGGTGTGTGGAAGTTACAGCATCTTTACAGACTGAGCAATGCTTTGGATGCAGGTTCAAAAATGCTAACCCCCACTGCAAGCCAGCCCTGTTGTTCAAAGATGtgtcatttcttctgcagtggaACGCTACAATCCCCAGGAGAACCGCTGGCACACAATTGCACCCATGGGGACAAGGAGGAAGCACCTGGGCTGTGCAGTGTACCAAGACATGATATATGCTGTGGGAGGCAGAGATGATACAACAGAGCTCAGTAGTGCTGAGAGATACAACCCTCGAACCAACCAGTGGTCTCCTGTTGTGGCCATGACATCGCGCCGGAGTGGAGTGAGTTTTGCTTGGTTTGCTCGTCTGTTACTGTATGTAACCACGTGGTGAGAGCATAGGGTAGAGTGTCATCTTGTGAggtttttctcttgctttctctgtacCTTCACCTCTCTTTGGTGAGGGGAAAGGTTTGCAAAAAGTCAAAGCTCTTTAGCAAGACTCGGGGAATGAAGTGGTGGTCATGTCATGCCATAGACAGCTGTTCGTTATGCCCGAGGACTGGAAAATGGAGTCAATTTGAGggtctttttttaatagttttcgTCCCTTACATGGAGTCAACTACTTAGGCCTGAAACACCGGAGTTCTTTAGTTCTTTACTTGGTGACGTAACTGTACTTGGTATGAGATGCTATTAGAGAACGCTATTAAAATTAGTACCTGAGTCTCTTTGGATGAATTAGGAGGTGAACATACTTGCCCAGAAGAAAGAGCTAGGAAACTGGGCAAGCTTGTGTTTAGATACAAACTTCCAGCATAGTCTTTTAATTGCCTTCAGATGTGTGTGGGAACAGCTTTTCTGGGCTTTCACTTTGTATGTTGCCTCTCTTCACTGAATTCTGTGAGTATGGGGAGTGACAGCATGTTCTCATCGACTGTTAATCTTGTGCTTTCTCTAGACTTGTGAACAAAAGATTAACATAGTGTTTTAAGCAGTCATCGTGTTTGGGCAGATGCAAATGTTATGAATATTTATCATTGGATATAGTAAAGAGTGAATTAATTCTGTCTGTATGGTAGTATTTCAGTGTCTGGTGAGGCAAGTATGAATCATAATTTGAGTAACTACTAGTTTTGGAGGCAGAGAATATATATTGAGTGCTGCCCTCAAAGCATATAGTACGCGGTCCAACATGGTCCTTTCCAGTTACTGATTAGGCATTGACTTTTCATGAGCTGGTTCTCTATTTGCTTTCTGTAGAAACTGCTAAACAAATGCATCTGTATCTGCAGCCCTCCTGAGCTTTCTAACTTCCTCAGAGCCAAAGCAAAGATGACTTTACATTGCATTGCTGTTGTCTTTTCTCTGTTACATCGTGAGGTGTTTTCACTGGAAGTGATCTTCCTAAACGACAGAACTGTTTGAGATTTCGGTGATTTTTGTGCTTCggcagaaagacaaaatagaAAGGCTGGAGGCCAAGGTGCTTACAGATGGTCCGAGCCTCAGCCCGAGAGGAGCAGGCCAGGGGCTTGCATATGGTTCTCCTAGTTCAAACAAGCATTCCAGGCTGTAGGCTCGTAGATATTCTGGTGCATGCTTATTGCACTTGGTGAAGAATTTCAGCCCAGTATATGCTAAATTTTGGCTGATAAAGGCTTAGGTTCTCATGTATCTATTATCATTCAAATAATTCTAGTTCTTATAGCTGGTAATAAAGGGGaaccttctgctttttttgttagGAGATTCTCTATTTTGAGATAAatatgttttgttattttttaagctgttttatttGTCCTTTTCCCCCAACCAAAAACCTCTTCTGCAGATTGCCTTTCACCAAACATGGTTATTAAAtctttttattaatgttttcatgTTAATCCTTCTTTTCAGAACATCTCAGCTAAATAGCTGCTATCTGTGATGGTCGTTTTGCAGGTTGGCCTTGCTGTGGTGAATGGACAGCTGATGGCAGTGGGGGGTTTTGATGGCACGACGTACTTGAAGACTATTGAGGTGTTTGATCCAGATGCTAACACATGGAGGTAACTTAAGTTTGTGAAGCAATCAAATAGCAGTCTTCAGCTGGAGCTGCGGCCACCCAGCTGGAGCTGTCCCAGCCAGATTAGAAATGGGATGTACACCGTGGTGAAGAACTGGGGTGTGGTAGCCAGCATAATGTTCACGTTGTGGCTTGTTGGCTTGCATGGAAGTGTATGAAAGAGAATCACATTTTGATGAATGTCCCAATATGCCACTTACCTGCGGCATTCCCGTGTCTGTGACTGTGGCAGTTgagaaacattttcttgcaGATTTCTGGTTGAATTCCAGCTACTGACTCCATTTTAAGTAAAATGGGAGTGAGTTTTCCATAGTTACCCCATCCTCGTATCCTGACAGATTTAACTGACATTTAGAGGATAAAGTTTCATTGCATCTTTAACAAGTAGGAAAATGGTGTATAGATCAGTTATGGAGACccagaggaaataaattatttggcAGGCTTGTTGGGTGGCAAGCAGAGGGTCATACCAAAACCCggtttgtttttaagtgctGCTTTTAATATAACAAAAATGAACCACATTGAGTGAGATATGGcccttctgtttattttgggcTGGAGTCTTCTGCTTCCCAATAGGACTAAGCTTGTCCTTAGCAGAAGGAGCTCACAGTAATGATGTAGAATTCTGCCtactcatttttgttttcaggctgAGGCTCTGATTTCCAAATCTTTTTGGAGGAGCTGAGGCAGAACACTTCAAGCATATGATGTTCTTCCCCTTTAAATCTGCAAGACAGCAATTAGAGGAACTTAATCTGGTTTacaaacagagagaaataatattaaattgCTGATCAAAAATACGTactgagcagaaaagaaataggaaaaataactaCACCTGAAAGCAATTGCTTGTGTATTTGTTCCAAACGTAATTAGTATAAAATTTCAAGCTTCTGTGTGTATTCCTACTGCTTTAGTCATCTGGCAGGGGTGGGgaatagaaagaaattaatgtcCTTATTCCTTCCAGTCTAGTAGTACTAGCAGATTAACCCTGTCCTGCTGAGATAAGCTGTCAAGGAGCAGTAGAGGAGTTTCCCCTTGCTTGTTGAGCTATGGACAGTGCCTTTTGAACTGCTGAGAAAACCAGTTAAGTAGAGAATAATACGTATTTCATATTCCTTAGCTGAATGGTTTCAGCTACTCTCAATGATAGTAACAGTAATAAGATGTCTAGACGTAGGAGTTACTGCCTGGGCTAGCATTCACGGAAGTTTAGGAGGTTATTCAAAGTATTAATGTTGTGGAGTTTTTCTCCCACTGAATTCAATATAGCTCATCAACATCTGTggccttctctttcttttgtttgctgaaCTTCTTGCTCTGTGAAggatactttttttaatttgtgtagCCTGAGAAATGCTTCCGATGCAGTTGGGGTTTAATAACTTGCATTGGTAGGAGTTGTTTGAAGAACTTGCTTCTCCTGTTTCTGCCAGCAGACTTCAGTGGCACAGAGGGGAATATGCAGCTGAAGTGAGTAGGATGTTGGAGTCTACAGGGATCAGATTTCCATATGAAATGCAGGCACCGTTTCAGTAACATATTTTGGAGAAACAGATGGTGCTTGGGATGTTGTTTTATCTTGGTTGGATCAGCTGCATTTAGGGTAttagaaagataaaagaaattaGTTGACTAGCAAACCTATTCCTGCTCATGTGTTACCCAAAACGTGGCCCAAGGTCAGCTGCAGCCTACAAAGTTACTCTCTATCTTGCTTATTGCCAGACAGGGTTACTGTCCTTACTGTAACCAGACAAAGTTACTTTCTATCTTGCATATTACCAGGCAGGTGTTTACTCAGGtaacagaaaactgcagtgtCAAAATGAGAAGTAGTTTCTCTTCTGAGAGAGAAAGGCATGAGCAAATACAGCTGTTCACCTTGAGCAGCAGTCATCTTACATGCTTCTGACTTCTTAGTTGTCATGGTCTGCTTTAACCAGAGGTTAACAAAGGTGTAACTCTGCTCACAAGGGCTGGTTCAGTCTTTCCCATGGTAGCTCCGTGAAGAAGAAGCCAAACCAGTGTGACCACTGAAACCTTGTCTTTGCAGGTTGTATGGCGGGATGAACTATCGGCGGCTGGGAGGAGGAGTAGGTGTTATCAAAATGACACACTGTGAATCTCATATATGGTAAGCATCAAGAGGGAGGGAGACCCCTTGGTTCTCATTCctagaaaaactgaagagactTGTTGACACTGGACCTCTTTGCAGCTCTAGTATGCACGGTCTAGATCCAATGTAACTCTTTGCCGGTAACTCTTTCTATGGAATTATAAAAATGACTTCTGTCAGTGTGCCCAATGGGAGACCATGTTGTCAGACTCCAGGGAACCACTGGACAAAAGTAGAAGGGTTGCTTATGTCcgtattttttctaaatagtctacattttttaataaaccaaACTGTAAAAGTTACTGTAGCATAAACAATGCTGATGTAGATAGTACATGCTATACTGAGAGTCTGGCAAGGAGGAGGGTTTCctgctttccctcctgctgtgtgagcagctgtgtgatgGGTGAAAGAGGAAAGTGATACAAAAACATTGCTTTTGCCTTATTTACAGAGAGCTTCAAAAAAGTACTTGACCTGCAAGGTGCCACCTTTGCACAGAAGCTTTTCTGTGCACagagtatatttattttttcatttaatttgtatcatgtattttctttgtatcGCTCACAGCGATAATTCCAACTTTTTATAtagtgtgcatatatatatatgtattttatatatatatatgtgtgcgtGTGTGATTTTGAGTTTTGGCGAGTTGGTGGTTGGGGCAGGGCTATGTCCTGCCAGCTATTGTGGTTCCAACCCTTGTGGTATGTTTTAGGGTCTCTTAGAGTACAGGAGAGCTATGAGGATGGGTGCCCTGAGTATCTTTTCAGTCTTGCTGGAGGCAAGAAGTAGAACTGGAACTCTCATCTATCGACTGAATCAGTGAAGTGCCCAAAAAGGGTGAGAGTGAAAAGGATTTCAAATGATGCCTTTTTACTGTACAGTGTATGGTACAAAAGTTCCTCTTTTgtctctcccctcccctgtATATGAACCTAGAAACAACTAGTTGTTGCTTACTTGTAATAAACATTTTACTCGCGTTACCTGCTAGATGTTGGTTCTTGTCTGAAGCTGGGATGCAGGTATCATCTGTGAATTCTGACTAGCCTAGGTCAACACTCACTTCTCAGGTTCTTGCCAGAATGGCAGACCTGCAGTCAgctcctgcagaaaaaaagcttagaCCGGCATCGTCTTAGCAGCCCTCCTGCCTCTTACTGTGTCTTTAGAATTCCTGTTGTAAAACACTGACCATGATGAGATGGTACCCTCCCTTTTAGTCATTTTTATGCACTTTGCCTGTGTTTCTTTAGAGCAGGGAAAGGTATGAGCTGATGAGAGTTTGGAGGGGAGGGACCATTTACTGGCACTGTGTGTAACTGTAATGACAGTGGAGGcacccaggggtggggggagaagaaaga contains:
- the KLHL20 gene encoding kelch-like protein 20 isoform X3 is translated as MDGKPMRRCTSSRPGETGMDVTSRCTLGDPNKLPEGVPQPARMPYISDKHPRQTLEVINLLRKHRELCDVVLVVGAKKIYAHRVILSACSPYFRAMFTGELAESRQTEVVIRDIDERAMELLIDFAYTSQITVEEGNVQTLLPAACLLQLAEIQEACCEFLKRQLDPSNCLGIRAFADTHSCRELLRIADKFTQHNFQEVMESEEFMLLPANQLIDIISSDELNVRSEEQVFNAVMAWVKYSIQERRPQLPQVLQHVRLPLLSPKFLVGTVGSDPLIKSDEECRDLVDEAKNYLLLPQERPLMQGPRTRPRKPIRCGEVLFAVGGWCSGDAISSVERYDPQTNEWRMVASMSKRRCGVGVSVLDDLLYAVGGHDGSSYLNSVERYDPKTNQWSSDVAPTSTCRTSVGVAVLGGYLYAVGGQDGVSCLNIVERYDPKENKWTRVASMSTRRLGVAVAVLGGFLYAVGGSDGTSPLNTVERYNPQENRWHTIAPMGTRRKHLGCAVYQDMIYAVGGRDDTTELSSAERYNPRTNQWSPVVAMTSRRSGVGLAVVNGQLMAVGGFDGTTYLKTIEVFDPDANTWRLYGGMNYRRLGGGVGVIKMTHCESHIW
- the KLHL20 gene encoding kelch-like protein 20 isoform X1, with amino-acid sequence MMVLSYYFLHCRCTSSRPGETGMDVTSRCTLGDPNKLPEGVPQPARMPYISDKHPRQTLEVINLLRKHRELCDVVLVVGAKKIYAHRVILSACSPYFRAMFTGELAESRQTEVVIRDIDERAMELLIDFAYTSQITVEEGNVQTLLPAACLLQLAEIQEACCEFLKRQLDPSNCLGIRAFADTHSCRELLRIADKFTQHNFQEVMESEEFMLLPANQLIDIISSDELNVRSEEQVFNAVMAWVKYSIQERRPQLPQVLQHVRLPLLSPKFLVGTVGSDPLIKSDEECRDLVDEAKNYLLLPQERPLMQGPRTRPRKPIRCGEVLFAVGGWCSGDAISSVERYDPQTNEWRMVASMSKRRCGVGVSVLDDLLYAVGGHDGSSYLNSVERYDPKTNQWSSDVAPTSTCRTSVGVAVLGGYLYAVGGQDGVSCLNIVERYDPKENKWTRVASMSTRRLGVAVAVLGGFLYAVGGSDGTSPLNTVERYNPQENRWHTIAPMGTRRKHLGCAVYQDMIYAVGGRDDTTELSSAERYNPRTNQWSPVVAMTSRRSGVGLAVVNGQLMAVGGFDGTTYLKTIEVFDPDANTWRLYGGMNYRRLGGGVGVIKMTHCESHIWVS
- the KLHL20 gene encoding kelch-like protein 20 isoform X2 gives rise to the protein MDGKPMRRCTSSRPGETGMDVTSRCTLGDPNKLPEGVPQPARMPYISDKHPRQTLEVINLLRKHRELCDVVLVVGAKKIYAHRVILSACSPYFRAMFTGELAESRQTEVVIRDIDERAMELLIDFAYTSQITVEEGNVQTLLPAACLLQLAEIQEACCEFLKRQLDPSNCLGIRAFADTHSCRELLRIADKFTQHNFQEVMESEEFMLLPANQLIDIISSDELNVRSEEQVFNAVMAWVKYSIQERRPQLPQVLQHVRLPLLSPKFLVGTVGSDPLIKSDEECRDLVDEAKNYLLLPQERPLMQGPRTRPRKPIRCGEVLFAVGGWCSGDAISSVERYDPQTNEWRMVASMSKRRCGVGVSVLDDLLYAVGGHDGSSYLNSVERYDPKTNQWSSDVAPTSTCRTSVGVAVLGGYLYAVGGQDGVSCLNIVERYDPKENKWTRVASMSTRRLGVAVAVLGGFLYAVGGSDGTSPLNTVERYNPQENRWHTIAPMGTRRKHLGCAVYQDMIYAVGGRDDTTELSSAERYNPRTNQWSPVVAMTSRRSGVGLAVVNGQLMAVGGFDGTTYLKTIEVFDPDANTWRLYGGMNYRRLGGGVGVIKMTHCESHIWVS